The Coffea eugenioides isolate CCC68of chromosome 8, Ceug_1.0, whole genome shotgun sequence genome has a segment encoding these proteins:
- the LOC113779434 gene encoding uncharacterized protein LOC113779434 isoform X2, which produces MADKPSRALVLYGDGLASFISPSHTHLHSLASLACCGFLTLPHSPPLPSDSRIIRDFAELVDSSEAYNKGNLKEYLEAESPIPSISERFMGMKAAVITNNSNLQCFGSKLGLTMLQSNEVIDSGLSLADSSIVASQLLKLLGFEGGKTLETSQFDLLFVHIGAGEEPNGLLDLEHVNDLIGALLHIAKPGNEISSRLHLSVILSYGNFTDENPNLCFSVAEHDSNSELSVLFPRQSYTMKGGKLRENVRHLYPMLIAQWQNAVTRKDVVETYSFSDFKEHGGYLLIPADRFLHEVAFKLWKAPKYGA; this is translated from the exons atggcgGACAAGCCAAGCAGAGCATTGGTGTTGTACGGAGATGGGTTGGCCTCATTCATCTCCCCGTCTCATACCCACCTCCATTCCTTGGCTTCTCTCGCCTGCTGTGGCTTCTTGACCCTCcctcattcccctcctcttccTTCTG ATTCAAGAATAATTAGAGATTTTGCGGAGCTAGTGGATAGTTCTGAAGCTTATAACAAGGGC AATCTGAAAGAATATTTGGAAGCTGAATCTCCTATTCCATCTATATCTGAGAG GTTTATGGGGATGAAAGCTGCTGTAATTactaataattcaaatttacaATGCTTCGGGAGCAAACTTGGATTAACCATGTTGCAGTCAAATGAGGTAATTGACAGTGGCCTTTCCCTGGCTGATTCATCAATTGTGGCCTCTCAATTGCTGAAGTTGCTTGGATTTGAAGGAGGGAAAACTTTAGAGACAAGCCAGTTTGATTTACTTTTTGTTCACATAGGAGCTGGTGAAGAGCCAAATGGTCTTTTGGACCTTGAACATGTCAATGATTTAATTGGTGCATTACTGCACATAGCAAAACCTGGAAATGAGATTAGCTCTCGGTTGCATCTGTCTGTTATATTGAGTTATGGAAACTTCACTGATGAAAATCCAAATCTTTGTTTCTCTGTTGCCGAGCATGATAGTAACTCTGAGCTATCTGTCCTTTTCCCCCGTCAAAGCTACACAATGAAAGGAGGGAAGCTGCGAGAAAATGTTAG GCACCTCTATCCGATGTTAATTGCTCAATGGCAGAATGCTGTAACTCGCAAAGATGTTGTTGAGACCTATTCCTTTTCAGATTTTAAAGAG CATGGAGGATACCTTTTGATACCTGCTGATAGATTTCTACACGAAGTGGCATTTAAGCTTTGGAAGGCCCCAAAGTATGGAGCTTGA
- the LOC113779435 gene encoding protein REVERSION-TO-ETHYLENE SENSITIVITY1, with protein sequence MPSRRLSMMELTPIHSIGSKSSVGRIQHEFWPLGEIDPKNSKFPCCIVWTPLPVVSWLAPFIGQVGICMEDGTILDFSGSNFVNVNDFAFGSVARYLQLDREQCCFPPNLAGHTCKHGYKHAENGTAITWDDALQSSMRHFEHKSYNLFTCNCYSFVAYCLNRLCYRGSMQWNMIKVAALILFKGHWVDVLSVLRSFLPFVAVMCLGVVVVGWPFLVAMFSFSLLLIGWYILANYCLNNVLES encoded by the exons ATGCCTTCAAGAAGACTTTCTATGATGGAGCTTACACCTATCCACAGCATTGGAAGTAAAAGTTCTGTGGGGAGGATTCAGCATGAATTCTGGCCACTTGGGGAGATTGATCCAAAAAATTCAAAGTTCCCCTGTTGTATAGTTTGGACGCCCCTCCCAGTTGTCTCATGGCTGGCACCTTTTATCGGACAGGTTGGCATATGCATGGAGGATGGTACTATTCTAGATTTTTCTGGATCCAACTTTGTGAATGTCAATGATTTTGCATTTGGCTCCGTAGCCAGATACCTTCAATTAGACAGAGAGCAG TGCTGCTTCCCTCCAAACCTTGCGGGGCACACGTGTAAGCATGGTTACAAACATGCCGAGAATGGGACAGCGATCACATGGGATGACGCTCTCCAATCAAGCATGCGTCACTTTGAGCACAAGTCATACAACCTTTTTACATGCAATTGTTACTCATTTGTTGCTTATTGTCTGAACCGGCTCTGCTACAGGGGTTCAATGCAATGGAACATGATTAAGGTTGCAGCTCTGATATTGTTTAAAGGGCATTGGGTTGATGTCCTGTCAGTTTTACGGTCATTTTTACCTTTTGTGGCAGTGATGTGCCTGGGTGTTGTCGTGGTGGGATGGCCTTTTCTCGTTGcaatgttttctttttcccttctcCTTATTGGATGGTACATTTTGGCTAATTACTGCCTTAACAATGTATTGGAGAGCTAG
- the LOC113779867 gene encoding probable serine/threonine-protein kinase SIS8 — MSKMKHLLRKLHIGGGGGGAGGGALTDHHRPLPLDHHHHNRGTLVDPPAEEQTSTSQTTTGTNTTMTTTTATESLESSENSSLVSSINANVADSDFSLLEEEFQVQLALAISVSSDPDSREDPETTAQIKAAKQISLGCPPSQSLVDFLSLRYWSYNVVNYNEKVMDGFYDVYGINSNLVSAGKMPSLVDLESIPVLGNVDYEVILVNRAADVQLRELEEKVHLISIECQALRVGALLSFFVQKIADVVVNKMGGPVNDAEAMWRRWTARSYELRIFLNSIILPLGSLDVGLSRHRALLFKVLADRINLPCMLVKGSYYTGSDDGAVNLIRFDDGSEYIIDLMGAPGALIPSEVPSAQLQSCGLDVRTMTPIQDIVENTQVEFGGPTETLSVIQGASNVGRSSSLPSFTGIESQRNCWTASGNAQAKQFEREFGNLQSLVKTTEGSSGAAPKPSAAQQIQVEDVSNRVVSEEKDPEFARNSLSQGPHDLGEQEVIEKKQLLKREMVSEVQCQPPAYLSDHKQALIPFSGLQLSSTFPCSIDLKCSPAVLVAQKQGQPPNRSNECNPLGKLSSNTNNSGHVQVRDRTDLMIQTDDRPINVKQITTCEQFDQRTTQDQQIDPVLGEVAEWEIPWEDLQIGERIGIGSYGEVYRADWNGTEVAVKKFMNQDISGDALAQFKCEVEIMLRLRHPNVVLFMGAVTRPPNLSILTEFLPRGSLFKLLHRSNVQVDEKRRLRMALDVAKGMNYLHTSNPVIVHRDLKTPNLLVDKNWVVKVCDFGMSRMKHHTFLSSKSTAGTAEWMAPEVLRNEPSNEKSDVYSFGVILWELATHKVPWTEMNSMQVVGAVGFQGRRLTIPDRVDPVVAEIISNCWDSNQNARPSFKEIITRLKGLQRLVQKTDTETKPQQG; from the exons ATGTCGAAGATGAAGCATTTACTGCGGAAACTACACATCGGCGGTGGTGGCGGAGGTGCCGGTGGCGGTGCCTTAACCGACCACCACCGCCCACTGCCTCTCGACCACCATCATCATAATCGGGGGACGCTTGTTGATCCTCCGGCGGAGGAACAAACGTCGACGAGCCAAACCACTACTGGTACCAATACGACGATGACCACCACCACGGCGACGGAGAGTTTGGAGTCGTCGGAGAATTCGAGTTTGGTGAGTTCCATCAATGCGAATGTGGCCGACTCGGATTTTAGTTTGTTGGAGGAGGAATTTCAGGTGCAATTGGCGTTGGCGATCAGTGTATCATCGGATCCGGATTCGCGTGAGGATCCAGAAACCACCGCCCAAATCAAAGCTGCCAAGCAGATTAGCTTGGGTTGTCCGCCTTCTCAGTCGCTCGTTGACTTCCTTTCTCTGCGATACTGG AGTTATAATGTTGTTAACTACAATGAGAAGGTGATGGATGGGTTTTATGATGTTTATGGAATTAATTCCAACTTGGTGTCAGCAGGGAAAATGCCATCATTGGTGGACCTTGAATCTATTCCTGTCTTGGGTAATGTTGATTATGAAGTGATCTTAGTCAATCGTGCAGCTGATGTGCAGCTACGAGAGCTTGAGGAAAAAGTGCATTTAATCTCTATTGAGTGTCAAGCTCTAAGAGTGGGTGCTCTTTTGAGCTTTTTTGtgcaaaaaattgcagatgTTGTGGTTAATAAAATGGGAGGTCCTGTTAATGATGCTGAGGCAATGTGGAGGAGATGGACAGCCCGGAGTTATGAATTGAGAATCTTCCTAAATAGTATTATCCTTCCACTCGGCTCTCTTGATGTGGGACTTTCCCGCCACAGGGCCTTACTCTTTAAG GTACTTGCTGATAGGATCAACCTTCCATGTATGCTAGTCAAAGGGAGTTACTACACCGGCAGTGATGATGGTGCTGTCAACTTGATAAGATTTGATGATGGAAG TGAGTACATTATTGACTTAATGGGTGCTCCAGGCGCTTTAATTCCTTCTGAAGTACCAAGTGCTCAGCTTCAAAGTTGTGGCTTAGATGTAAGAACCATGACACCCATTCAGGATATAGTAGAAAATACACAAGTAGAATTTGGGGGACCAACTGAAACACTATCCGTTATCCAAGGAGCATCAAATGTCGGCAGGTCAAGTTCTCTACCATCTTTTACTGGAATTGAATCACAGAGAAATTGTTGGACTGCTTCAGGGAACGCCCAAGCTAAGCAGTTTGAGCGTGAATTTGGAAATCTACAATCACTGGTCAAAACAACTGAAGGGTCATCAGGGGCTGCCCCTAAACCATCTGCTGCCCAACAGATCCAAGTTGAAGATGTTTCCAACCGTGTTGTTAGTGAAGAAAAAGACCCAGAATTTGCCCGCAATTCTTTAAGTCAAGGTCCTCATGATCTGGGAGAGCAGGAAGTGATTGAAAAGAAGCAGTTATTAAAGCGTGAGATGGTGTCTGAAGTTCAATGTCAACCACCAGCGTACTTGTCAGACCATAAGCAGGCACTCATACCCTTTTCTGGATTGCAGCTATCTAGCACTTTCCCGTGTAGCATTGACCTTAAATGTTCTCCTGCGGTATTGGTAGCGCAAAAGCAGGGACAGCCACCCAATAGGTCTAATGAATGTAATCCTTTAGGAAAGTTGTCTTCTAATACTAACAATTCAGGACATGTGCAAGTCAGAGATAGAACTGATTTAATGATCCAAACTGATGATCGACCAATCAACGTAAAACAAATTACCACCTGCGAGCAATTTGATCAGCGAACTACTCAAGACCAGCAAATTGATCCAGTGCTGGGTGAAGTTGCTGAGTGGGAAATACCATGGGAAGATCTGCAGATTGGTGAACGTATTGGCATTG GATCATATGGAGAGGTGTATCGTGCAGATTGGAATGGCACT GAAGTTGCTGTGAAGAAGTTTATGAATCAAGATATCTCAGGTGATGCATTAGCGCAATTCAAATGTGAA GTTGAAATCATGCTGAGATTGAGACATCCAAATGTTGTTCTCTTCATGGGAGCAGTAACTCGTCCCCCAAATCTCTCGATATTGACGGAGTTTCTGCCAAG GGGAAGCTTGTTTAAGCTATTGCATCGTTCAAATGTCCAAGTTGATGAAAAGAGGCGGCTGCGAATGGCTCTTGATGTG GCCAAGGGAATGAATTATTTGCACACAAGCAATCCTGTCATTGTCCATCGAGATCTGAAGACCCCAAATCTCCTTGTTGATAAAAATTGGGTTGTTAAG GTTTGTGATTTTGGGATGTCACGGATGAAGCATCACACATTCCTCTCTTCAAAGTCTACAGCTGGAACT GCTGAATGGATGGCCCCAGAAGTTTTGAGGAATGAACCATCCAATGAGAA aTCGGATGTATACAGTTTTGGTGTGATATTGTGGGAGTTGGCAACGCATAAGGTTCCTTGGACAGAGATGAACTCCATGCAGGTGGTTGGAGCTGTTGGTTTCCAGGGTAGACGCCTCACTATTCCAGATCGTGTTGACCCTGTGGTTGCAGAAATTATAAGCAACTGCTGGGATTC TAATCAAAATGCACGACCATCATTTAAGGAGATCATTACCCGTCTAAAGGGTCTGCAGCGTCTAGTTCAGAAAACAGATACAGAAACCAAACCGCAACAAGGTTGA
- the LOC113780935 gene encoding calcineurin B-like protein 10, which translates to MNSMDSTNNSQGSSFTFPEKICAALIPFIAIAEALIFALSGCFECLPNPINLRRPKKLRCAYKELVQLSQESRFSVNEVEALYELFKKLSCSIVDDGFIHKEELQLALFQTSQGENLFLDRVFDLFDEKRNGVIEFEEFIHALNVFHPCAPMEEKIDFVFKLYDLRQTGFIEREEVKQMVIAILMESEMKLSDDLLEQILDKTFADVDADRDGRINKEEWKDFVIQHPSLLRNMTLPYLKDISTVFPSFVFNTVVENA; encoded by the exons ATGAATTCAATGGATTCAACCAACAATTCTCAG GGAAGTTCTTTCACATTTCCTGAGAAGATTTGCGCCGCACTCATCCCATTTATAGCAATAGCTGAAGCTTTAATCTTTGCGTTGTCGGGCTGTTTCGAGTGTCTTCCCAATCCCATAAATCTCCGCCGTCCCAAGAAACTGCGGTGTGCATACAAGGAACTCGTTCAACTATCCCAAGAATCTCGAT TCTCAGTAAACGAAGTGGAGGCATTGTATGAGTTGTTTAAGAAGTTGAGTTGTTCGATTGTTGATGATGGGTTCATCCACAAG GAAGAGCTTCAGCTAGCATTGTTTCAAACTTCACAAGGTGAAAATCTTTTTCTGGATCGG GTTTTTGATCTTtttgatgaaaagagaaatgGTGTAATTGAGTTTGAGGAGTTTATCCATGCCCTGAATGTATTCCATCCATGTGCTCCAATGGAGGAAAAAATAGATT TTGTCTTTAAGCTTTATGATCTGAGACAGACAGGGTTCATTGAGCGAGAAGAA GTCAAGCAAATGGTGATTGCAATTCTAATGGAATCTGAGATGAAGTTGTCTGATGATCTTCTGGAGCAAATTCTTGACAAG ACTTTTGCCGATGTTGATGCAGACAGGGATGGGAGAATTAATAAAGAGGAGTGGAAGGATTTTGTTATTCAGCATCCCTCACTCTTGCGGAACATGACTCTTCCATACTTGAA AGACATCAGCACTGTATTCCCCAGTTTTGTTTTCAACACAGTGGTTGAAAATGCTTAA
- the LOC113781110 gene encoding uncharacterized protein ycf36 encodes MATTLFHSPKPPLVQPPPPTSYQLTTPFTKISSIPRAQTIPKTNLHSRLPSASFRNSSSIPPESSETGGGCPVPLDQQPINEYKALSNSFPFSWASAGFVEYSSRLFVAGAAFAALVGLPVSWFGSVGPESDPIKQVLAGVSSGILVMTLLVVRMYLGWAYVGNRLLSATVEYEETGWYDGQMWVKTAEVLARDRLLGSFSVKPVLSRLKNTLVTLAISLFICVVIFLNVEGSQDRSYRTSEEAGGRAVPGVYNDESARTFEPDAFCGEPAIN; translated from the exons ATGGCCACGACACTCTTTCACTCACCGAAACCACCCCTCGTACAGCCACCACCCCCCACCAGCTACCAACTAACCACACCCTTCACTAAAATCAGCTCAATTCCCAGAGCTCAGACCATCCCAAAAACCAATCTTCACTCCAGATTACCCTCGGCATCATTCAGAAACAGCAGCAGCATCCCGCCAGAATCATCAGAAACAGGAGGAGGATGCCCAGTCCCTCTGGACCAGCAGCCCATTAATGAGTACAAGGCGCTCTCCAATTCCTTCCCATTTTCGTGGGCCTCAGCTGGCTTTGTTGAGTACAGCTCCCGCCTCTTTGTCGCCGGAGCTGCCTTTGCCGCCCTCGTCGGCCTACCCGTCTCCTGGTTCGGGTCGGTTGGACCAGAGTCCGACCCTATCAAACAGGTCCTGGCTGGCGTTTCAAGTGGGATTCTAGTGATGACTCTTCTGGTTGTGAGGATGTACTTGGGCTGGGCTTACGTCGGCAATAGATTGCTCAGTGCCACTGTTGAAT ATGAAGAGACAGGGTGGTATGATGGGCAG ATGTGGGTGAAGACTGCTGAAGTTTTGGCTCGTGACCGGCTTTTGGGCTCATTTTCG GTCAAGCCCGTGCTGAGTAGATTAAAGAATACTTTGGTGACTCTTGCAATATCATTGTTTATATGTGTCGTCATCTTTTTGAACGTGGAGGGTAGCCAAGATAGGTCTTACAGGACTTCTGAGGAAGCTGGTGGTAGAGCTGTACCTGGAGTCTACAATGATGAGTCTGCTAGAACCTTTGAGCCTGATGCATTTTGTGGCGAACCTGCTATTAACTAA
- the LOC113779434 gene encoding uncharacterized protein LOC113779434 isoform X1 has translation MADKPSRALVLYGDGLASFISPSHTHLHSLASLACCGFLTLPHSPPLPSENVDSRIIRDFAELVDSSEAYNKGNLKEYLEAESPIPSISERFMGMKAAVITNNSNLQCFGSKLGLTMLQSNEVIDSGLSLADSSIVASQLLKLLGFEGGKTLETSQFDLLFVHIGAGEEPNGLLDLEHVNDLIGALLHIAKPGNEISSRLHLSVILSYGNFTDENPNLCFSVAEHDSNSELSVLFPRQSYTMKGGKLRENVRHLYPMLIAQWQNAVTRKDVVETYSFSDFKEHGGYLLIPADRFLHEVAFKLWKAPKYGA, from the exons atggcgGACAAGCCAAGCAGAGCATTGGTGTTGTACGGAGATGGGTTGGCCTCATTCATCTCCCCGTCTCATACCCACCTCCATTCCTTGGCTTCTCTCGCCTGCTGTGGCTTCTTGACCCTCcctcattcccctcctcttccTTCTG AAAATGTAGATTCAAGAATAATTAGAGATTTTGCGGAGCTAGTGGATAGTTCTGAAGCTTATAACAAGGGC AATCTGAAAGAATATTTGGAAGCTGAATCTCCTATTCCATCTATATCTGAGAG GTTTATGGGGATGAAAGCTGCTGTAATTactaataattcaaatttacaATGCTTCGGGAGCAAACTTGGATTAACCATGTTGCAGTCAAATGAGGTAATTGACAGTGGCCTTTCCCTGGCTGATTCATCAATTGTGGCCTCTCAATTGCTGAAGTTGCTTGGATTTGAAGGAGGGAAAACTTTAGAGACAAGCCAGTTTGATTTACTTTTTGTTCACATAGGAGCTGGTGAAGAGCCAAATGGTCTTTTGGACCTTGAACATGTCAATGATTTAATTGGTGCATTACTGCACATAGCAAAACCTGGAAATGAGATTAGCTCTCGGTTGCATCTGTCTGTTATATTGAGTTATGGAAACTTCACTGATGAAAATCCAAATCTTTGTTTCTCTGTTGCCGAGCATGATAGTAACTCTGAGCTATCTGTCCTTTTCCCCCGTCAAAGCTACACAATGAAAGGAGGGAAGCTGCGAGAAAATGTTAG GCACCTCTATCCGATGTTAATTGCTCAATGGCAGAATGCTGTAACTCGCAAAGATGTTGTTGAGACCTATTCCTTTTCAGATTTTAAAGAG CATGGAGGATACCTTTTGATACCTGCTGATAGATTTCTACACGAAGTGGCATTTAAGCTTTGGAAGGCCCCAAAGTATGGAGCTTGA